The following coding sequences are from one Pseudomonadota bacterium window:
- a CDS encoding long-chain fatty acid--CoA ligase, translating into MLNLATLLESSTRERPHHIAVIYNEIRLSYAAVNAAANQVANGLVGLGIQPGDKVALSCLNLPYFPIVYYGILKTGAVVVPLNVLLKPREIAYHLSDSDAKAYFCFEGTKQLPMGETGWDSFQKTDTCEHFILMQRDPDGPSSIANTKTLRDLTGNQPSTFQTVSTDANDTAVILYTSGTTGKPKGAELSHVNMVLNARLSDTMYKAHVDDVHLVVLPLFHSFAQSLQMNAGFYNCATISLTPRFDPDEALKIMQRDNVTFFQGVPTMYVALLNYPEADKYDLKKIADTLRYCLCGGSAMPVEAMKAFEKRFKVKIYEGYGLTETSPAASSTFSLNYRKYKPGSIGVPVWGVEIRIVDEKDNDVPLEKPGEIVIRGHNVMKGYYKNPLATKEAFRNGWFHTGDIGRFDEDGYIYIIDRVKDIIIRGGFNVYSREIEEVLLLHPGVALAAVIGVAHEKYGEEIKAFIVKKEGAKTTEEEIKSWAKGNMAAYKYPRHIEFRDTLPMSATGKILKKDLRNWK; encoded by the coding sequence ATGTTAAATTTAGCTACTTTGCTGGAAAGCAGCACGCGGGAACGGCCTCATCATATTGCTGTTATTTATAATGAAATACGATTATCTTATGCGGCAGTTAATGCGGCAGCTAATCAAGTAGCAAACGGGCTTGTTGGTCTGGGTATTCAACCGGGTGACAAAGTTGCTCTTAGTTGTCTTAATTTGCCGTATTTCCCGATTGTTTATTATGGGATTCTTAAAACCGGTGCAGTAGTAGTCCCCTTGAATGTACTGCTCAAGCCGCGCGAAATTGCTTATCATTTGTCGGATTCCGATGCAAAAGCTTATTTTTGTTTTGAAGGAACAAAGCAGTTGCCAATGGGTGAAACAGGTTGGGATAGTTTTCAGAAAACTGATACCTGTGAGCACTTTATCCTTATGCAAAGAGATCCTGATGGACCTTCTTCTATTGCTAATACAAAAACATTAAGAGATCTGACAGGCAATCAGCCATCAACATTTCAAACGGTATCAACCGATGCAAACGATACTGCCGTTATACTTTATACAAGCGGCACTACCGGCAAACCCAAAGGAGCTGAACTCAGCCATGTAAATATGGTGCTTAACGCCCGGCTTAGCGATACTATGTATAAAGCACATGTTGATGATGTACACCTTGTTGTATTACCCCTTTTTCACTCTTTTGCGCAGAGCCTGCAAATGAACGCCGGGTTTTACAACTGTGCCACCATTTCATTAACACCACGCTTTGATCCGGATGAGGCATTGAAAATTATGCAGCGCGACAATGTCACCTTCTTTCAGGGTGTTCCTACTATGTACGTTGCTTTGCTTAATTATCCCGAAGCAGATAAATATGATCTTAAAAAAATAGCAGATACCTTACGATATTGCCTTTGCGGCGGTTCTGCCATGCCGGTTGAAGCTATGAAAGCATTCGAAAAAAGATTTAAGGTAAAAATCTATGAGGGATACGGCCTTACAGAAACAAGCCCTGCTGCTTCGTCTACTTTCAGTCTGAATTATAGGAAATACAAGCCGGGTTCGATTGGTGTTCCCGTATGGGGTGTGGAAATACGTATTGTGGATGAAAAAGATAATGATGTGCCTCTGGAAAAACCGGGCGAAATAGTTATTCGTGGGCACAATGTAATGAAAGGATACTATAAGAATCCTTTGGCAACCAAAGAAGCATTCAGAAACGGGTGGTTTCATACAGGTGATATTGGACGTTTTGATGAAGATGGTTATATTTATATCATAGACCGGGTTAAAGATATAATTATTCGCGGCGGTTTCAATGTCTACTCACGGGAAATTGAAGAAGTATTGTTGTTACATCCCGGTGTTGCTTTAGCAGCTGTTATTGGTGTTGCCCATGAAAAATACGGTGAAGAAATCAAAGCTTTTATCGTAAAAAAAGAAGGCGCAAAAACTACGGAAGAAGAAATCAAATCATGGGCGAAGGGAAATATGGCGGCGTATAAATATCCTCGTCATATAGAGTTTCGTGATACATTGCCCATGAGCGCAACAGGAAAAA